Proteins encoded by one window of Gordonia jinghuaiqii:
- a CDS encoding Bax inhibitor-1/YccA family protein: MRESSNPVMRGVVRDNQSGYAGFGAGMAGAGAGINQYGQATDPYTRPAPPATRQLTIDDVVTKTAMTLGVLTLAAVATYFAISSRATESAQMSLALPLMMVGAIAGLVLVLVATFGRKQDNPAIVLAYAAFEGLFVGSISFVFANMVVAGDTSAGSLIGQAVLGTFGVFFGMLFVYKVGAIRVTPRFTRMLFAGMIGVLVLMLGNLVIGLFTGEAGILRDGGPIAIIFSLVCIALAAFSFLLDFDAADRLIRAGAPERAAWGVALGLTVTLVWLYVEILRLLTYFNSD; this comes from the coding sequence GTGCGAGAGAGCAGCAACCCGGTGATGCGCGGCGTCGTCCGCGACAACCAATCCGGGTACGCGGGTTTCGGGGCCGGCATGGCCGGCGCCGGAGCCGGCATCAACCAATACGGTCAGGCCACTGACCCCTACACCCGGCCGGCACCCCCGGCGACTCGTCAGCTCACCATCGACGACGTGGTCACCAAGACCGCGATGACACTCGGTGTACTCACCCTGGCCGCCGTCGCGACCTACTTCGCGATCAGCAGCCGGGCCACCGAGTCCGCCCAGATGAGCCTGGCTCTGCCCCTCATGATGGTCGGCGCCATCGCCGGCCTGGTACTCGTCCTGGTGGCGACGTTCGGACGCAAGCAGGACAATCCCGCCATCGTCCTGGCCTACGCGGCATTCGAGGGACTGTTCGTCGGTTCGATCTCGTTCGTCTTCGCGAACATGGTCGTCGCCGGTGACACCTCGGCCGGATCGCTGATCGGACAGGCCGTCCTCGGCACCTTCGGCGTGTTCTTCGGCATGCTGTTCGTCTACAAGGTCGGCGCCATCCGCGTCACCCCGCGTTTCACCCGCATGCTGTTCGCCGGCATGATCGGTGTCCTCGTCCTGATGCTGGGCAACCTGGTCATCGGGCTGTTCACCGGTGAGGCAGGCATCCTGCGCGACGGCGGCCCGATCGCCATCATCTTCTCGCTGGTCTGCATCGCGCTCGCCGCGTTCAGCTTCCTGCTCGACTTCGACGCCGCGGACCGACTGATCCGTGCGGGTGCGCCCGAGCGTGCCGCATGGGGCGTGGCCCTCGGCCTCACCGTCACCTTGGTCTGGCTGTACGTCGAGATCCTTCGTCTGCTGACCTACTTCAACTCGGACTAG
- a CDS encoding acetyl-CoA C-acetyltransferase, which yields MPEAVIVAHARSPIGRAAKGSLKDVRPDELSKQMVQAALAKVPELDPALIEDIHWGIGQPGGQGGYNIARVIAVELGYDHIPGVTVNRYCSSSLQTTRMALHAIKAGEADVLISGGVESVSSFGISGGADGAPNSKNPLFEDAMARTELGAAGDAGIWHDPRKDGLIPDVYIAMGQTAENVASFTGISREDQDRWGVLSQNRAEAAIKSGFFEREIDPVTLPDGSQVTTDDGPRAGTTYEKISQLKPVFRPDGTITAGNACPLNDGAAALVIMSDTKAKELGLTPLARVVATAATGLSPEIMGLGPIEAIRKVLKISGMSISDIDLVEINEAFAVQVLGSANELGIDHDTLNVSGGAIALGHPFGMTGARITTTLLNNLRTHDKTFGIESMCVGGGQGMAMVLERLS from the coding sequence ATGCCAGAAGCAGTGATCGTTGCCCATGCCCGTTCTCCCATCGGCCGCGCGGCCAAGGGATCCCTCAAAGACGTTCGCCCCGACGAACTGTCGAAGCAGATGGTCCAGGCGGCACTCGCCAAGGTGCCCGAGCTCGATCCCGCCTTGATCGAGGACATCCACTGGGGCATCGGTCAGCCCGGCGGACAGGGCGGCTACAACATCGCCCGCGTGATCGCCGTCGAACTCGGCTACGACCACATCCCCGGTGTCACCGTGAACCGCTACTGCTCGTCGTCGCTGCAGACCACGCGCATGGCCCTGCACGCCATCAAGGCGGGTGAAGCCGATGTGCTGATCTCCGGCGGTGTCGAGAGCGTGTCGAGTTTCGGGATCTCCGGTGGCGCCGACGGCGCCCCGAACTCCAAGAACCCGCTGTTCGAAGACGCGATGGCCCGCACCGAACTCGGCGCCGCCGGTGACGCCGGCATCTGGCACGACCCGCGCAAGGACGGCCTGATCCCCGACGTCTACATCGCGATGGGCCAGACCGCCGAGAACGTCGCCTCGTTCACCGGGATCTCCCGCGAGGACCAGGACCGGTGGGGCGTCCTCAGCCAGAACCGCGCCGAGGCCGCCATCAAGTCCGGCTTCTTCGAGCGGGAGATCGACCCGGTGACCCTGCCCGACGGATCACAGGTCACCACCGACGACGGCCCCCGCGCGGGGACGACATACGAGAAGATCTCGCAGCTGAAGCCGGTCTTCCGTCCCGACGGCACCATCACCGCCGGCAACGCGTGCCCGCTCAACGACGGGGCGGCCGCCCTGGTCATCATGAGCGACACCAAGGCCAAGGAACTGGGCCTGACCCCGCTGGCACGTGTCGTCGCGACCGCGGCAACCGGCCTCTCGCCGGAGATCATGGGTCTCGGCCCGATCGAGGCGATCCGCAAGGTCCTCAAGATCTCGGGTATGTCCATCTCCGACATCGACCTCGTCGAGATCAACGAGGCGTTTGCCGTCCAGGTTCTCGGATCTGCGAATGAGCTCGGTATCGACCACGACACGCTCAACGTCTCCGGCGGCGCGATCGCGCTCGGCCACCCCTTCGGGATGACCGGCGCTCGCATCACCACCACCCTGCTGAACAACCTGCGCACCCACGACAAGACCTTCGGCATCGAATCGATGTGCGTGGGTGGCGGTCAGGGTATGGCCATGGTGCTGGAGCGCCTGAGCTGA
- a CDS encoding SGNH/GDSL hydrolase family protein, whose amino-acid sequence MATSGRVWRDVGATAAATGASAGAGWAAYNLLNNQAAAARLVIPHRTDNAPDGDGVYFPDGTVARHTRDTPADLFLVVFGDSTAAGLGAETADQTPGVQLARRVSAETGQTVRYANKAIVGATSKGLAAQIDAMFISRERPDVAVILVGANDVTARNGIRSSARRLGEAVRGLVAADARVVVGTCPDLGVVTAIPQPLRAVLRGWGLRLAAAQRSAVRSAGGRAVPLADLLTKEFLARPDHMLSPDQFHPSAAGYTLAADNLLPEVLAALGAWGPTPLPQPPEVSVAVEETRFVSRVRRLLKRA is encoded by the coding sequence ATGGCCACCTCCGGCAGGGTCTGGCGCGATGTCGGCGCCACGGCAGCGGCCACCGGCGCCTCCGCAGGTGCCGGGTGGGCGGCCTACAACCTGCTCAACAACCAGGCTGCGGCGGCTCGCCTGGTCATCCCCCACCGCACCGACAACGCCCCCGACGGCGACGGTGTCTATTTTCCCGACGGCACCGTCGCGCGCCACACGCGCGACACCCCGGCCGATCTGTTCCTGGTCGTCTTCGGCGACTCGACGGCGGCGGGCCTCGGCGCCGAGACCGCCGACCAGACGCCGGGAGTGCAGCTCGCACGCCGCGTGTCCGCCGAGACCGGCCAGACCGTCCGCTACGCGAACAAGGCGATCGTCGGCGCGACGTCGAAGGGCCTGGCCGCACAGATCGATGCGATGTTCATCTCCCGCGAACGGCCCGACGTCGCCGTCATCCTCGTCGGGGCCAACGACGTCACCGCGCGCAACGGCATCCGTTCCTCGGCACGACGACTCGGCGAGGCCGTGCGCGGGCTCGTCGCCGCCGACGCGCGGGTGGTCGTCGGCACCTGCCCTGACCTCGGTGTCGTCACCGCGATCCCGCAACCCCTGCGCGCGGTCCTGCGTGGCTGGGGGCTTCGTCTCGCGGCCGCGCAGCGTTCGGCGGTGCGGTCCGCCGGCGGCCGGGCGGTTCCGCTTGCCGACCTCCTGACGAAGGAGTTCCTCGCCCGGCCCGATCACATGCTCTCCCCGGATCAGTTCCACCCGTCGGCGGCGGGATACACCCTGGCGGCCGACAACCTGTTGCCGGAGGTGCTCGCCGCGCTCGGCGCATGGGGTCCGACTCCCCTGCCGCAACCGCCGGAGGTGTCCGTGGCCGTCGAAGAAACACGGTTTGTCTCTCGTGTCAGACGGCTGCTGAAGCGTGCTTGA
- a CDS encoding cystathionine beta-synthase → MRIANHVVDLVGNTPLVKLNSVTSPGSGLVAAKVEYLNPGGSSKDRIAVRMVDAAEASGELKPGGTIVEPTSGNTGVGLALVAQQRGYKCVFVCPDKVGEDKRNVLRAYGAEVVVCPTAVEPSHPDSYYNVSDRLVTEIDGAWKPNQYANPAGPQSHYETTGPEIWADTDGKVTHFVAGVGTGGTITGTGRYLKEVSNGAVKVVGVDPEGSVYSGGTGRPYLVEGVGEDFWPAAYDPDIPDEIIAVSDADSFDMTRRLAREEGLLVGGSCGMAVVAALQVAEREGPDAVVVVLLPDGGRGYMAKIFNDEWMSSYGFLRTPLDANTKESLVGDVLRSKTGALPDLVHTHPQETLRDAIEILREYGVSQMPVVGAEPPVMAGEVAGAVTERDLLSAVFEGRASLADPVSAHMGDPFPLIGSGEPVSAATKALGDSDALMVVEDGKPIGVITRHDLLAFVSSHPIVG, encoded by the coding sequence ATGCGCATCGCCAATCACGTCGTGGACCTGGTGGGCAACACCCCGCTGGTCAAGCTCAACTCGGTGACCTCACCCGGATCGGGGCTCGTTGCCGCCAAAGTCGAGTACCTCAACCCCGGTGGCAGCAGCAAGGACCGCATTGCTGTGCGGATGGTCGACGCCGCGGAGGCGTCGGGTGAGCTGAAGCCGGGCGGGACCATCGTCGAACCGACGTCGGGCAACACCGGTGTGGGTCTGGCGCTCGTCGCCCAGCAGCGCGGTTACAAGTGCGTGTTCGTCTGCCCGGACAAGGTCGGCGAGGACAAGCGCAACGTGTTGCGTGCTTACGGTGCAGAGGTCGTGGTGTGCCCGACCGCGGTGGAACCCAGCCACCCCGACAGCTACTACAACGTCTCCGACCGTCTGGTCACCGAGATCGACGGTGCGTGGAAGCCCAACCAGTACGCCAACCCCGCCGGACCGCAGAGCCACTACGAGACCACCGGCCCGGAGATCTGGGCCGACACCGACGGCAAGGTCACCCACTTCGTCGCAGGCGTGGGTACCGGCGGCACCATCACCGGCACGGGCCGGTACCTCAAGGAGGTGTCGAACGGCGCGGTGAAGGTCGTCGGCGTCGACCCTGAGGGCTCGGTGTACTCCGGCGGCACCGGCCGGCCGTATCTGGTCGAGGGCGTCGGCGAGGACTTCTGGCCCGCCGCCTACGACCCGGACATCCCCGACGAGATCATCGCGGTCTCCGACGCGGACTCCTTCGACATGACCCGGCGCCTCGCGCGCGAGGAGGGTCTGCTGGTGGGCGGTTCGTGCGGGATGGCCGTCGTCGCCGCGCTGCAGGTCGCCGAGCGTGAAGGACCCGACGCGGTGGTCGTCGTGCTGCTTCCCGACGGCGGTCGCGGCTACATGGCGAAGATCTTCAACGACGAGTGGATGAGCAGCTACGGATTCCTGCGCACCCCCCTCGACGCGAACACCAAGGAATCACTCGTCGGAGACGTGCTGCGCAGCAAGACCGGAGCGCTCCCCGACCTGGTGCACACCCATCCGCAGGAGACCCTGCGCGACGCCATCGAGATCCTCCGCGAATACGGGGTGTCGCAGATGCCGGTCGTCGGCGCCGAACCGCCGGTGATGGCGGGGGAGGTCGCCGGTGCTGTCACCGAGCGCGACCTGCTGAGTGCGGTCTTCGAGGGTCGCGCCAGCCTGGCCGACCCGGTGTCGGCGCATATGGGAGATCCGTTCCCGCTCATCGGTTCCGGTGAACCGGTGTCGGCAGCCACCAAGGCCCTCGGTGACAGCGATGCGCTGATGGTCGTCGAGGACGGCAAGCCCATCGGCGTCATCACCCGCCACGACCTGCTCGCCTTCGTGTCGAGCCACCCGATCGTCGGATAG
- a CDS encoding cystathionine gamma-synthase, which produces MSERRSAADSVRWQGFSTRAIHAGYEPDPQTGAVNVPIYASSTFAQDGVGGLRDGFEYARTGNPTRRALEANLAALEHGTYGRAFASGMAATDCLLRSTLRPGDHLVIPNDAYGGTFRLIDKVFTQWGITYSVAPVSDVTAVRDAIRSETKLIWTETPTNPLLNVGDIETLAAIAHEAGAKLVVDNTFASPYLQQPLLLGADVVLHSTTKYLGGHSDVVGGALVTDSEELDEAFAFLQNGAGAVPGPFDGFLTLRGIKTLGVRMDRHCDNAEKVVDFLQSHDKIEAVLYPGLTAHPGHEVAGRQMKRYGGMVSVLVKGGIEEAKQFCARTEVFTLAESLGGIESLIEHPGAMTHASTAGSLLEVPANLVRLSVGIEDIDDILGDLENALR; this is translated from the coding sequence GTGAGTGAGCGACGCAGCGCCGCGGATTCGGTTCGCTGGCAAGGTTTCTCGACCCGTGCCATCCACGCCGGCTACGAGCCGGACCCGCAGACCGGTGCGGTCAACGTCCCGATCTACGCCAGTTCGACCTTCGCCCAGGACGGTGTGGGCGGACTGCGCGACGGCTTCGAGTACGCGCGCACCGGCAATCCCACTCGACGGGCCCTCGAGGCGAACCTCGCCGCCCTCGAACACGGCACCTACGGACGGGCTTTCGCCTCCGGCATGGCGGCCACCGACTGCCTGCTGCGCTCCACGCTGCGCCCCGGCGATCACCTGGTGATCCCGAATGACGCCTATGGCGGCACCTTCCGGCTCATCGACAAGGTGTTCACCCAGTGGGGCATCACCTACTCGGTGGCACCGGTCTCCGATGTCACGGCGGTGCGTGACGCCATCCGTTCCGAGACCAAGCTCATCTGGACCGAGACGCCGACCAACCCGCTGCTCAACGTCGGCGACATCGAGACCCTCGCCGCCATCGCACACGAGGCCGGCGCAAAGCTGGTGGTGGACAACACCTTCGCGTCGCCCTATCTGCAGCAGCCGCTGCTCCTCGGGGCCGACGTGGTGCTGCATTCGACGACCAAGTACCTCGGCGGTCACTCCGACGTCGTCGGCGGGGCGCTCGTCACCGACAGCGAAGAGCTCGACGAGGCGTTCGCGTTCCTGCAGAACGGCGCGGGCGCGGTGCCCGGCCCGTTCGACGGCTTCCTGACGCTGCGTGGCATCAAGACGCTGGGTGTCCGGATGGATCGCCATTGCGACAACGCGGAGAAGGTCGTCGACTTCCTGCAGTCCCACGACAAGATCGAGGCCGTGCTGTACCCGGGCCTGACCGCCCACCCCGGACACGAGGTGGCCGGCAGGCAGATGAAACGCTACGGCGGCATGGTGTCGGTCCTCGTCAAGGGCGGCATCGAGGAAGCCAAGCAGTTCTGCGCGCGCACCGAGGTGTTCACGCTCGCCGAATCTCTCGGCGGCATCGAGTCCCTCATCGAACATCCAGGCGCCATGACGCACGCGTCGACCGCCGGTTCGCTGCTCGAGGTCCCCGCCAACCTGGTCCGGTTGTCGGTGGGCATCGAAGACATCGACGACATCCTGGGTGACCTGGAGAACGCACTGCGCTGA